In Acidobacteriota bacterium, a genomic segment contains:
- a CDS encoding S46 family peptidase → MSKFPSALIVVVLLSFTPVLWADEGMWTFDNPPLRFWKEKYSFEPTQAWLDHIRLSTVRLNESSAGGATGCLVGPDGLLLTNQHVGAGQVSKLSPSGRDFVKEGYYARTRDEELRCPDMVATVLVKYEDVTQRIRQAVKPGATPAEAAEQRRLASLALEKEQREASSLSCEVVSLYNGGEYWLYYYKRYTDVRLVFVPEEQIAYFGGDYDNFTFPRYSLDIAFLRVYENGQPLKPQHYLKWASQDVCENELVFVPGFPGSSARLSTVAQLRYQRDHANPTQIHLLQARLDAVHKYSARGEDQRRQVAYTERLLSNALKRFNGQQAGLLSVGVFKKKVAEEQALRKAVLDRPNWQKMFGDPWQEIQRAYQQMPSYGKRLAYSNLAVSRAGTLASFMVRYAEEAAKPDAQRYEEFREARLQSLRFTILAPSPLYLEMEEALLAAWLSDAQQVLGAQDPFVVAALNGQTPAAAVKAALGGTQLHKVEFRRQLFEGGPEAIAKADDPLLALARRIEPVMRHLRAWNETNVLNVEASAGERVANARFAVYGKSTYPDANFNLRIAYGTVAGYDEGALRVPFKTTFFGLFERAFAFGKKEPFGLPQRWLAGQSQLNLGTPLNFVYNADTIGGNSGSPVINRRGEIVGINFDGNMQKLVNRWLYVDEEHNANPSSSQNGSRAVGVHTAAIIEALQKLYDAGALVKEIKGD, encoded by the coding sequence ATGAGCAAGTTCCCCTCCGCTCTCATTGTTGTCGTCCTCTTGAGTTTTACGCCGGTCTTGTGGGCCGACGAGGGCATGTGGACGTTCGACAATCCGCCATTGCGATTTTGGAAAGAGAAGTACAGCTTCGAACCCACGCAGGCGTGGCTCGATCATATCCGGTTGAGTACGGTGCGATTAAATGAAAGCAGTGCCGGTGGCGCGACCGGTTGTTTGGTTGGGCCGGATGGTTTATTGCTGACCAATCAACACGTCGGCGCCGGACAAGTCAGCAAACTTTCCCCCTCAGGCCGTGATTTCGTCAAAGAAGGTTATTACGCCCGCACGCGCGACGAAGAGTTGCGCTGTCCCGACATGGTCGCCACCGTGCTGGTTAAGTATGAAGATGTCACGCAACGCATTCGCCAAGCCGTCAAACCCGGCGCCACGCCCGCCGAAGCCGCCGAACAACGCCGCCTGGCCAGCCTGGCCTTGGAAAAAGAGCAACGCGAAGCCTCTAGCTTATCCTGTGAAGTCGTTTCGCTCTACAACGGGGGCGAATACTGGCTCTATTACTACAAACGCTACACCGATGTCAGGCTGGTGTTTGTGCCCGAAGAGCAGATCGCTTACTTCGGGGGCGATTACGACAACTTCACCTTTCCGCGTTACAGCCTCGACATCGCTTTTTTGCGCGTTTATGAAAACGGCCAGCCGCTCAAACCGCAGCATTATCTGAAATGGGCAAGCCAGGACGTCTGCGAAAATGAATTGGTGTTTGTGCCGGGCTTTCCCGGCTCTTCGGCGCGTTTATCTACGGTGGCCCAACTGCGTTATCAGCGCGATCACGCCAACCCCACCCAAATTCATCTCTTGCAAGCGCGCCTGGACGCCGTTCACAAATATTCCGCGCGTGGCGAAGACCAGCGACGGCAGGTGGCCTACACCGAGCGACTGCTGAGCAACGCGCTGAAACGCTTCAACGGGCAACAGGCCGGGCTGCTCAGCGTCGGGGTGTTTAAGAAAAAAGTGGCCGAGGAACAAGCCTTGCGCAAAGCTGTCCTTGACCGCCCGAATTGGCAGAAAATGTTTGGCGATCCCTGGCAGGAAATTCAACGGGCCTATCAGCAAATGCCCAGCTACGGAAAACGGCTGGCCTATAGCAATTTGGCCGTTTCGCGCGCAGGCACGCTGGCTTCGTTCATGGTGCGGTATGCCGAAGAGGCTGCCAAACCCGATGCCCAGCGTTACGAAGAGTTCCGCGAAGCGCGCTTGCAGAGTTTGCGCTTCACCATCCTCGCGCCGTCGCCGCTTTATTTGGAAATGGAAGAGGCGCTGCTGGCCGCCTGGTTGAGCGACGCTCAGCAGGTGTTGGGCGCACAAGACCCGTTTGTGGTCGCCGCGCTGAATGGGCAAACCCCGGCGGCGGCAGTGAAAGCCGCGCTGGGCGGCACGCAATTGCACAAAGTGGAATTCCGCCGCCAATTGTTTGAGGGCGGCCCTGAAGCGATTGCCAAAGCGGATGATCCCTTGCTGGCGTTGGCGCGGCGCATCGAACCGGTCATGCGCCACTTGCGTGCCTGGAATGAAACCAACGTCCTGAATGTCGAAGCCAGCGCCGGGGAACGCGTTGCCAATGCGCGCTTCGCCGTCTATGGCAAGAGCACCTACCCGGATGCCAATTTCAATCTGCGCATTGCTTACGGCACGGTGGCGGGTTACGACGAGGGCGCGCTGCGGGTGCCGTTCAAGACGACCTTTTTCGGCTTGTTTGAACGCGCTTTCGCTTTCGGAAAAAAAGAGCCGTTCGGCTTGCCGCAACGCTGGCTGGCGGGCCAAAGCCAGCTCAACCTGGGCACGCCGCTCAATTTTGTCTACAACGCCGACACCATCGGCGGCAATTCCGGCAGCCCGGTCATCAACCGCCGGGGCGAAATCGTCGGCATCAATTTCGACGGCAACATGCAAAAGCTGGTCAATCGCTGGTTGTATGTTGACGAAGAACACAACGCCAATCCGTCCAGTTCGCAGAACGGCAGCCGCGCGGTCGGCGTGCACACCGCCGCCATTATCGAAGCCTTGCAAAAGCTCTATGACGCGGGCGCACTGGTCAAAGAAATCAAGGGCGACTAA